A DNA window from Micromonospora sp. NBC_01739 contains the following coding sequences:
- a CDS encoding HelD family protein, with product MLYQRLDDLREQASQRLTEELRVTGGTLQARSQRDSAVRMYADQVEQFSAVENGLCFGRLDTDEGERHYIGRIGIFDTEGDYDPLLMDWRAPAARAFYLATAANPQGIRRRRHLRTRQRKVIGLNDEVLDLNTASPTAHEELTGEASLLAALNAGRTGRMRDIVETIQAEQDRIIRADLPGVMVVQGGPGTGKTAVALHRAAYLLYTHRRELSTRGVLLVGPNLTFLRYISQVLPALAETGVLLRTQADLFPGVYARRVEPPTTAAVKGRPVMVEVLTNAVRDRQRVPEEPLEIELPQREILVLDPATVREARDRARRSGRPHNLARAVFDIEIIHALADQVAERIGADPLGGENLLEEADLAELRRELREEPEVRATLDELWPVLTPQRLLADLYADPDRIATAAPMLTADERAALHREPGGWTPADVPLLDEAAELLGEDDRAASARRERLRALQREYAEGVLEIARGSRSIDVEDEAEGGEILGVTDLLDADQLLERQEEADRLTTAQRAAADRSWAFGHVIVDEAQELSPMAWRLLMRRCPSRSMTIVGDVAQTGALAGTPSWAQALEPYVADRWRLTELTVSYRTPAEIMAVAANVLAQIDPALRPPRAVRSSGRTPVSRRTPADRLAAELVEVVTAEAAALTDGRLGVIVPATRVEELGTVVTAALPEAAIGEQPDLESRVVILTVAEAKGLEFDSVIVVDPDQIVAESPRGPSDLYVALTRATQHLTTLTPTP from the coding sequence ATGCTCTACCAGCGCCTGGACGACCTGCGGGAGCAGGCGTCGCAGCGGCTGACCGAGGAACTGCGGGTGACCGGCGGCACCTTGCAGGCCCGTTCTCAACGCGACAGCGCGGTGCGCATGTACGCCGATCAGGTCGAGCAGTTCTCGGCCGTGGAGAACGGTCTGTGTTTCGGTCGGCTGGACACCGACGAGGGTGAGCGCCATTACATCGGGCGGATCGGCATCTTCGACACCGAGGGTGATTACGATCCGCTGCTGATGGACTGGCGCGCCCCGGCGGCCCGCGCCTTCTACCTGGCCACCGCCGCCAACCCGCAGGGCATCCGGCGCCGCCGGCATCTGCGTACCCGGCAGCGCAAGGTGATCGGCCTCAACGACGAGGTGCTCGACCTGAACACCGCCTCCCCCACCGCCCACGAGGAGTTGACCGGCGAGGCCTCCCTGCTGGCGGCGTTGAACGCGGGCCGCACCGGGCGGATGCGCGACATCGTCGAGACCATCCAGGCCGAGCAGGACCGGATCATCCGTGCCGACCTGCCCGGGGTGATGGTGGTGCAGGGTGGCCCCGGCACCGGCAAGACCGCGGTGGCCCTGCACCGGGCGGCGTACCTGCTCTACACCCACCGGCGGGAGCTGTCGACCCGGGGCGTCCTGCTGGTCGGGCCGAACCTCACCTTCCTGCGCTACATCTCCCAGGTGCTGCCCGCCCTGGCCGAGACCGGGGTGCTGCTGCGTACCCAGGCTGATCTTTTTCCCGGGGTGTACGCGCGGCGGGTGGAGCCGCCCACCACGGCCGCGGTGAAGGGCCGGCCGGTGATGGTCGAGGTCCTGACCAACGCGGTACGCGACCGGCAGCGGGTGCCCGAGGAGCCGCTGGAGATCGAGCTGCCGCAGCGGGAGATCCTGGTGCTGGACCCGGCGACCGTGCGGGAGGCCCGGGATCGGGCCCGCCGCAGTGGTCGGCCGCACAATCTGGCCCGCGCGGTGTTCGACATCGAGATCATCCACGCGCTTGCCGACCAGGTCGCCGAGCGCATCGGCGCCGACCCCCTCGGCGGGGAGAACCTGCTGGAGGAGGCGGATCTCGCCGAGCTCCGTCGGGAGTTGCGCGAGGAGCCCGAGGTACGGGCCACCCTGGACGAGTTGTGGCCGGTGCTCACCCCGCAGCGTCTGCTCGCCGACCTGTACGCCGACCCCGACCGGATCGCCACCGCCGCGCCGATGCTCACTGCGGACGAGCGGGCCGCCCTGCACCGGGAACCGGGCGGGTGGACCCCGGCCGATGTGCCGCTGCTGGACGAGGCCGCGGAGCTGCTCGGCGAGGACGACCGGGCCGCCAGCGCCCGCCGGGAGCGGCTGCGCGCCCTGCAACGCGAGTACGCCGAGGGGGTTCTGGAGATCGCCCGGGGTTCCCGCTCGATCGACGTGGAGGACGAGGCCGAAGGCGGCGAGATCCTCGGCGTCACCGACCTGCTCGACGCCGACCAGTTGCTGGAACGTCAGGAGGAGGCCGACCGGCTGACCACCGCCCAACGGGCGGCGGCCGATCGCTCCTGGGCCTTCGGTCATGTGATCGTCGATGAGGCGCAGGAACTCTCGCCGATGGCCTGGCGGCTGCTGATGCGCCGTTGCCCCAGCCGGTCGATGACCATCGTCGGTGACGTGGCGCAGACCGGCGCCCTGGCCGGTACCCCCTCCTGGGCGCAGGCGCTGGAACCCTACGTGGCCGACCGGTGGCGGCTGACGGAGTTGACCGTCAGCTACCGCACCCCGGCCGAGATCATGGCGGTCGCCGCAAACGTGCTGGCCCAGATCGATCCGGCGCTGCGACCACCCCGCGCGGTCCGCTCCAGCGGTCGTACCCCGGTGTCCCGCCGGACCCCGGCGGACCGGCTGGCGGCGGAGTTGGTCGAGGTGGTCACGGCCGAGGCCGCCGCCCTCACGGATGGTCGACTGGGAGTGATCGTGCCGGCCACCCGGGTCGAGGAACTCGGCACCGTGGTGACCGCCGCCCTCCCCGAGGCCGCCATCGGCGAACAACCCGACCTGGAGTCCCGGGTGGTCATCCTGACCGTCGCCGAGGCCAAGGGCCTGGAGTTCGACTCCGTCATCGTGGTCGACCCCGACCAGATCGTCGCCGAATCCCCAAGAGGCCCCAGCGACCTCTACGTAGCCCTGACCCGAGCCACCCAACACCTAACCACCCTCACCCCCACCCCCTGA
- a CDS encoding sporulation protein codes for MVFKKMLSALGVGGPSVDTVLANPHTRPGQPLDGQVNLIGGDAPANIEHLAVGLVTRVEIESGDSEYAGVMEFHRHPISGSFQLAPKQQLSIPFQLVVPWETPITDVYGQRLRGMTMGLRTELSIARAVDKGDLDQVSVHPLPVHERILEAFLQLGFRFKSADLERGRIHGVQQTLPFYQEIEFFAAPQYAQTINELELTFVTNPHGVDVVLECDKRGGFLNPGHDVFGRYQVSHAEAERSDWVQVVDGWLGETVGRYGSMRAQNFGPPGYGAPQGYGQQPGYGGAPGYPPGYPPQGVPPQGYPPQGYPAPHAAQGYPQQGYGAPQGYGAPPGYGPPNKYGHPQQHRSGPGMGGIVAGAALGAMGGMVAGHMIGNALEGGEEEIAEAAGDFGGDDFGGFEEF; via the coding sequence ATGGTCTTCAAGAAGATGTTGAGCGCGCTCGGGGTGGGCGGTCCCAGTGTGGACACCGTCCTGGCCAATCCGCATACCCGGCCAGGGCAGCCCCTCGACGGCCAGGTCAACCTGATCGGCGGGGATGCCCCGGCGAACATCGAGCACCTCGCCGTGGGGCTGGTCACCCGGGTCGAGATCGAGAGCGGCGACAGTGAGTACGCCGGGGTCATGGAGTTCCACCGGCACCCGATCAGCGGCTCCTTCCAACTGGCCCCCAAGCAGCAGCTGTCCATCCCCTTCCAGCTGGTGGTGCCCTGGGAGACCCCCATCACGGACGTGTACGGCCAGCGGCTGCGCGGCATGACGATGGGGCTGCGTACCGAACTGTCCATCGCGCGGGCGGTCGACAAGGGCGACCTCGACCAGGTAAGCGTGCACCCCCTGCCGGTGCACGAGCGCATCCTGGAGGCCTTCCTCCAGCTCGGTTTCCGGTTCAAGTCCGCCGACCTGGAGCGGGGTCGCATCCACGGCGTACAGCAGACCCTGCCGTTCTACCAGGAGATCGAGTTCTTCGCCGCTCCGCAGTACGCGCAGACCATCAACGAGCTTGAGCTGACCTTCGTGACCAACCCGCACGGTGTCGACGTGGTGTTGGAGTGCGACAAGCGCGGCGGTTTCCTCAACCCCGGCCACGACGTCTTCGGGCGCTACCAGGTCTCGCACGCCGAGGCCGAGCGCTCGGACTGGGTGCAGGTGGTCGACGGCTGGCTGGGCGAGACGGTCGGCCGGTACGGCAGCATGCGGGCTCAGAACTTCGGCCCCCCCGGGTACGGCGCCCCGCAGGGTTACGGTCAGCAGCCGGGCTACGGCGGCGCGCCCGGATACCCGCCGGGCTACCCCCCGCAGGGAGTGCCGCCGCAGGGGTACCCGCCGCAGGGCTACCCGGCCCCGCACGCCGCCCAGGGCTACCCCCAGCAGGGGTACGGCGCCCCGCAGGGCTACGGTGCTCCCCCCGGATACGGCCCGCCCAACAAGTACGGCCACCCGCAGCAGCACCGCAGTGGCCCCGGCATGGGCGGCATCGTGGCCGGCGCGGCCCTCGGCGCCATGGGTGGCATGGTGGCCGGTCACATGATCGGCAACGCCCTCGAGGGTGGCGAGGAGGAAATCGCCGAGGCCGCCGGTGACTTCGGTGGCGACGACTTCGGCGGCTTCGAAGAGTTCTAG
- a CDS encoding AAA family ATPase translates to MGATPTLVVVSGPPAAGKTTLAHLLARRIGCPAICRDEIKEGMVHATGDFTATLVDDLSLRTLPTFFTVLEVLLTAGVTTVAEAAFQDRLWRPHLEPLSRIADIRVVHCRVAAQTAFDRLRRRQAENPIRRAHADATLGDDESTYAVGHHGFQPVRLEVPRIEVDTSDGYRPGLDEIVAFVNAGR, encoded by the coding sequence ATGGGCGCAACCCCTACCCTCGTCGTCGTCAGCGGGCCGCCTGCGGCCGGCAAGACGACACTGGCTCACCTGCTCGCCCGGCGGATCGGCTGCCCCGCGATCTGCCGGGACGAGATCAAGGAAGGCATGGTCCACGCCACCGGCGACTTCACGGCGACACTGGTCGACGACCTGAGCCTGCGGACCCTGCCCACCTTCTTCACGGTGCTTGAGGTGCTGCTGACCGCAGGGGTCACCACGGTCGCCGAGGCGGCCTTCCAGGACCGCCTCTGGCGCCCCCACCTGGAGCCGTTGAGCAGGATCGCCGACATCCGGGTGGTGCACTGCCGGGTCGCCGCGCAGACGGCCTTCGACCGCCTCCGGCGACGGCAGGCCGAGAATCCGATCCGGCGCGCCCACGCCGACGCCACCCTCGGTGACGATGAGTCCACCTACGCCGTCGGTCACCACGGCTTCCAGCCCGTCCGGCTCGAGGTACCCCGGATCGAGGTGGACACCAGCGACGGCTACCGTCCCGGACTCGACGAGATCGTCGCCTTCGTCAACGCCGGACGCTGA
- a CDS encoding cellulase family glycosylhydrolase, whose amino-acid sequence MRKLFAGVGAILLATVAAVFAFGPSAQAASGFTVSGGKLYDANGQEFIMRGVNHAHTWYTHQTRSFADIKALGANTVRVVLSSGDRWTRNSAEDVTNVIGLCKAHRLICVLEVHDTTGYGEQSGAVSLDRAVDYWLSIASALNGQERFVIVNIGNEPYGNQNYSSWATDTSNAIRRLRDGGLTHTIMVDGPNWGQDWSFTMRDAAPTVFNADPARNIVFSIHMYGVFDTAAEISDYLGRFRSRQLPIVVGEFGHYHSDGDPDEDAILSYTQANGIGWLGWSWSGNGGGVEYLDMATNFNPNQLTTWGERLFNGTNGIRQTSRQASVYDSLPPPTSPPPTTTPPPTSPPPTSPPPSTPPPSPGSGCTATYTITNQWQGGFQGDVRVTAGPNAINGWTVRWIYTNGQSVTQSWNATVSTSGSTVTARNVDYNGRLGAGASTSFGFIGGWAGTNSVPTVTCTAS is encoded by the coding sequence ATGAGAAAACTGTTCGCGGGCGTCGGTGCCATCCTGTTGGCCACCGTCGCCGCCGTGTTCGCCTTCGGCCCGTCAGCGCAGGCCGCCTCCGGCTTCACGGTCAGCGGCGGCAAGCTCTACGACGCCAACGGTCAAGAGTTCATCATGCGCGGGGTCAACCACGCGCACACCTGGTACACCCACCAGACCAGGTCCTTCGCCGACATCAAGGCCCTCGGCGCGAACACCGTCCGAGTGGTGCTCTCCAGCGGCGACCGGTGGACCCGCAACAGCGCCGAGGACGTGACCAACGTGATCGGGCTCTGCAAGGCCCACCGGCTGATCTGTGTGCTGGAGGTGCACGACACCACCGGCTACGGCGAGCAGAGCGGGGCGGTCAGCCTCGACCGCGCGGTCGACTACTGGCTCAGCATCGCCAGCGCCCTCAACGGCCAGGAACGGTTCGTGATCGTCAACATCGGCAACGAGCCGTACGGCAACCAGAACTACTCCTCCTGGGCCACCGACACGAGCAACGCGATCCGACGGCTGCGCGACGGGGGCCTGACCCACACCATCATGGTGGACGGCCCGAACTGGGGTCAGGACTGGTCCTTCACCATGCGGGACGCCGCCCCGACGGTGTTCAACGCCGACCCGGCCCGCAACATCGTCTTCTCCATCCACATGTACGGGGTCTTCGACACCGCCGCCGAGATCAGCGACTACCTGGGGCGGTTCCGCAGTCGACAGCTGCCGATCGTGGTCGGCGAGTTCGGCCACTACCACTCCGACGGCGACCCCGACGAGGACGCCATCCTGTCGTACACCCAGGCCAACGGGATCGGTTGGCTGGGCTGGTCGTGGAGCGGCAACGGTGGTGGGGTCGAGTACCTGGACATGGCCACGAACTTCAACCCGAACCAGCTGACCACCTGGGGCGAGCGGTTGTTCAACGGCACCAACGGCATCCGGCAGACCTCCCGGCAGGCCAGCGTCTACGACTCGCTTCCGCCGCCCACCTCGCCCCCGCCCACGACCACTCCGCCGCCCACCTCGCCGCCACCCACCTCGCCCCCGCCGAGCACCCCGCCGCCGTCGCCGGGCTCCGGCTGCACCGCCACGTACACGATCACCAACCAGTGGCAGGGCGGCTTCCAGGGTGACGTACGGGTGACCGCCGGGCCCAACGCCATCAACGGCTGGACGGTGCGGTGGATCTACACCAACGGCCAGTCCGTGACCCAGTCGTGGAACGCCACCGTCAGCACCAGCGGCTCGACGGTGACCGCCCGCAACGTCGACTACAACGGCCGGCTCGGTGCCGGCGCCAGCACCAGCTTCGGCTTCATCGGCGGCTGGGCCGGCACCAACTCCGTACCCACGGTGACCTGCACCGCCAGCTGA
- a CDS encoding TIGR03557 family F420-dependent LLM class oxidoreductase produces MVNIGYTLMCEQAGPKELVDYAVRAEAAGFDHLVMSDHYYPWLESQGHSPYAWSVLGAVAHATSRAELMSFVTCPIRRYHPAVVAQKASTIGVLSDGRFTLGLGAGENLNEHVVGAWPHVQQRHEMFEEALQIIRPLLCGETLTFSGNHYDVPDAYVWDRPEVPVPMAVAASGRQSATLAAEYGDAMVATDPEARLVEMYEQAGGAGRPRYGQVAICYGPDEAECRKIAHDQFRWFGLGWKVNTDLPDNDAFEAATRSVREEDVAAGISCGPDVDKHVEAFRKFVDAGFTHVALVQVGGDSQPMFLEWAQDELLPRLRDL; encoded by the coding sequence ATGGTCAACATCGGTTACACCCTGATGTGTGAACAGGCAGGCCCGAAGGAACTGGTCGACTACGCGGTACGGGCCGAGGCGGCCGGTTTCGACCACCTCGTCATGTCCGACCACTACTACCCCTGGCTGGAGTCACAGGGACACTCCCCGTACGCCTGGTCGGTGCTCGGGGCCGTCGCCCACGCCACCTCCCGCGCGGAACTGATGTCCTTCGTGACCTGCCCGATCCGCCGCTACCACCCTGCGGTGGTGGCGCAGAAGGCCTCGACGATCGGGGTGCTCTCGGACGGACGCTTCACCCTGGGGCTGGGTGCCGGGGAGAACCTCAACGAGCATGTTGTCGGCGCCTGGCCGCACGTGCAGCAGCGGCACGAGATGTTCGAGGAGGCGTTGCAGATCATCCGGCCCCTGCTGTGTGGGGAGACCCTGACCTTCTCCGGCAACCACTACGACGTGCCGGACGCCTACGTCTGGGACCGGCCGGAGGTTCCGGTGCCGATGGCGGTGGCCGCCTCCGGTCGACAGTCCGCCACCCTGGCCGCCGAGTACGGCGACGCCATGGTCGCCACCGACCCCGAGGCCCGCCTGGTGGAGATGTACGAGCAGGCCGGGGGTGCCGGACGACCCCGCTACGGGCAGGTGGCCATCTGCTACGGCCCGGACGAGGCGGAGTGCCGCAAGATCGCCCACGACCAGTTCCGCTGGTTCGGGCTGGGCTGGAAGGTCAACACCGACCTGCCGGACAACGACGCCTTCGAGGCGGCCACCCGCAGCGTCCGCGAGGAGGACGTGGCGGCCGGCATCTCCTGCGGGCCGGACGTGGACAAGCATGTGGAGGCGTTCCGGAAGTTCGTCGACGCCGGGTTCACCCATGTGGCACTGGTCCAGGTCGGCGGGGACAGCCAGCCGATGTTCCTGGAGTGGGCGCAGGACGAACTCCTCCCCCGCCTGCGCGACCTGTGA
- a CDS encoding endonuclease/exonuclease/phosphatase family protein yields the protein MLRVVTWNIRNGGRDSGGPDRREALLRVIAEARPDVLALQELRGLDLPAFANRVGLRAYRAGTWFGQPVGVLVRPAWPVLAVAPVRRPFHHAAQRVTIGTDAGPLTVLGTHLHPYSGRRRLVEAGWLAAALRRARDGLALLAGDLNTLDPYAEHVERIARLPQAYRRRHLRSDGRTPDTRAVARLLAAGLVDLGANAGPTVPTGYGGAEFSDMRLDYLLATPALATRLHTVEVLRTPETHQASDHHPLLATLSLTAGL from the coding sequence GTGCTGCGCGTGGTCACCTGGAACATCCGCAACGGGGGTCGGGACTCCGGTGGCCCGGATCGGCGCGAGGCCCTGCTGCGGGTGATCGCCGAAGCCCGCCCGGACGTGCTGGCCCTGCAGGAGCTGCGCGGACTGGACCTGCCGGCCTTCGCCAACCGGGTGGGTCTGCGGGCGTACCGGGCCGGCACCTGGTTCGGGCAACCGGTCGGGGTGCTGGTCCGGCCGGCCTGGCCGGTGCTGGCCGTGGCACCGGTACGCCGCCCGTTCCACCACGCCGCGCAGCGGGTCACGATCGGCACGGACGCCGGCCCGTTGACCGTGCTCGGCACCCACCTGCACCCGTACTCCGGTCGACGTCGGCTGGTCGAGGCCGGGTGGCTGGCCGCCGCCCTGCGCCGGGCCCGCGACGGCCTGGCGCTGCTCGCCGGTGACCTGAACACCCTGGACCCGTACGCCGAGCACGTCGAGCGGATCGCCCGGCTGCCGCAGGCGTACCGTCGCCGGCACCTGCGCTCCGACGGTCGGACCCCGGACACCCGGGCGGTGGCCCGGCTGCTCGCCGCTGGCCTGGTCGACCTGGGCGCGAACGCCGGCCCCACCGTGCCCACCGGCTACGGCGGCGCCGAGTTCTCCGACATGCGCCTGGACTACCTGCTGGCCACCCCCGCCCTGGCCACCCGCCTGCACACGGTCGAGGTCCTCCGCACCCCGGAAACCCACCAGGCCTCCGACCACCACCCCCTCCTGGCCACCCTCTCCCTGACCGCCGGGCTCTGA
- a CDS encoding phosphatase PAP2 family protein yields the protein MGAVRDVVRRPLGHFTERTLAGLALVLGAGVGFGLMLVLVRVRWSPLYDVDHGVAQWLNDQVSPIGPLVTVLNAITDLGGRPVIIWLVTVAVVGLLIRRQGRLAVFVIVTGAGALILDPTLKTLVDRLRPEVDTPIGSYAGQSFPSGHALGSMVAYGALLLVFLPAVAPRWRRAVVALVGLVVFLIGFTRVALGVHFLSDVIGAWLLGAAWLGVTAYAFRLWRLERGRPVAPLTEGLEPEAAHEVAPAPDEEKLLPHARAGIAEIIVGWVLIFGALYAFGMFVSYHAKDTFLGTWDEVVPTWFAQRHTPTLNDLSWWWSKVGDTHAILLVSMVFCPLVLAIWRRWRPVLFVALVMFGELTLFLATAAAVDRPRPPVENLDGPMPTSSFPSGHIAATLCLWVAIAVIVYPRTDRWWRWIFVALAVVMPVGVAISRMYRGMHHPTDFMGAILLTATWIGLLYWVLRPNEDVHEGNQPTIESEEVDTLDDELAKAGRAD from the coding sequence GTGGGCGCGGTCAGGGACGTGGTGCGTCGGCCCTTGGGGCACTTCACCGAACGTACGCTCGCCGGCTTGGCGCTCGTACTCGGTGCCGGGGTCGGTTTCGGGTTGATGCTGGTGCTGGTCCGCGTGCGGTGGTCTCCGCTGTACGACGTCGACCACGGGGTGGCGCAGTGGCTCAACGACCAGGTGTCGCCGATCGGCCCCCTGGTCACGGTGCTCAACGCGATCACCGACCTCGGGGGTAGACCGGTCATCATCTGGCTGGTCACCGTCGCGGTGGTGGGGTTGCTGATCCGGCGACAGGGTCGGCTGGCGGTCTTCGTGATCGTCACCGGTGCCGGTGCCCTGATCCTCGACCCGACCCTCAAGACCCTGGTGGACCGGTTGCGCCCCGAGGTGGACACCCCGATCGGGTCGTACGCCGGACAGAGCTTTCCCAGCGGCCACGCCCTGGGGTCGATGGTCGCCTACGGTGCCCTGCTGCTGGTCTTCCTGCCCGCGGTGGCCCCGCGCTGGCGTCGGGCGGTGGTGGCCCTGGTCGGCCTGGTGGTCTTCCTGATCGGCTTCACCCGGGTCGCGCTCGGTGTGCACTTCCTCTCCGATGTGATCGGTGCCTGGCTACTCGGCGCGGCCTGGCTGGGCGTCACCGCGTACGCCTTCCGGCTGTGGCGGCTGGAACGGGGACGGCCGGTGGCCCCGCTGACCGAAGGGCTGGAACCGGAGGCGGCGCACGAGGTGGCGCCCGCCCCGGACGAGGAGAAGCTGCTGCCGCACGCCCGCGCCGGCATCGCCGAGATCATCGTCGGCTGGGTGCTGATCTTCGGTGCCCTGTACGCCTTCGGCATGTTCGTCAGCTACCACGCCAAGGACACCTTCCTCGGCACCTGGGACGAGGTGGTGCCGACCTGGTTCGCGCAGCGGCACACCCCGACCCTCAACGACCTGAGCTGGTGGTGGAGCAAGGTCGGGGACACCCACGCCATCCTGCTGGTCTCGATGGTCTTCTGTCCCCTGGTGCTGGCCATCTGGCGGCGCTGGCGACCGGTGCTGTTCGTGGCGTTGGTGATGTTCGGCGAACTGACCCTCTTCCTGGCCACCGCCGCCGCGGTGGACCGTCCGCGCCCGCCGGTGGAGAACCTGGACGGGCCGATGCCCACCTCCTCCTTCCCCTCCGGCCACATCGCGGCCACGCTGTGCCTGTGGGTGGCCATCGCGGTCATCGTCTACCCGCGTACCGACCGGTGGTGGCGGTGGATCTTCGTGGCGCTGGCGGTGGTGATGCCGGTCGGGGTGGCCATCTCCCGGATGTACCGGGGCATGCACCATCCGACCGACTTCATGGGGGCGATCCTGCTCACCGCCACCTGGATCGGGCTGCTCTACTGGGTGCTGCGCCCCAACGAGGACGTCCACGAAGGCAACCAGCCGACGATCGAGTCGGAGGAGGTCGACACCCTCGACGACGAGTTGGCCAAGGCCGGTCGGGCGGACTGA
- a CDS encoding YihY/virulence factor BrkB family protein codes for MSSTKLVPETRLMSDEQLCADHAWQTLRREGGWHLLRDAFTRFRYGDGFSHSRAFAFQLCLAVVPFLIALTGLIAELGAAVGGEVVADTVLALTPGASEQVVAELLGDGSGAGAERAEDIGEVALTLGLMTGLVALTSTMAQIERGANRIYGVERDRPALRKYLRAAVLAVTAGLPALVGFLILVGGGPMGDSVQRHYAWGKVAGAGWDVVRYPLSLGLTVLAVAVLFRHAPRRHQPGLSWLFFGAGTATVLWWLASLLLAGYVRFSADFGQTYGALTGIMALLLWANLTGMALFGGLAFAAQLEAVRIGVPEPAQPDLWQPEAQGGELSDPGELSTLRPDAPTQGCT; via the coding sequence GTGAGTAGCACCAAGTTGGTGCCGGAGACCCGGCTGATGTCCGACGAGCAGCTCTGCGCCGACCACGCCTGGCAGACCCTGCGTCGGGAGGGCGGCTGGCACCTGCTGCGCGACGCCTTCACCCGGTTCCGGTACGGGGACGGGTTCAGCCACTCCCGGGCCTTCGCCTTCCAGCTCTGCCTGGCTGTGGTGCCGTTCCTGATCGCCTTGACCGGGCTGATCGCCGAGCTGGGTGCGGCCGTGGGCGGTGAGGTGGTCGCCGACACCGTGCTGGCGTTGACCCCCGGGGCCAGCGAGCAGGTGGTCGCCGAGCTGCTCGGCGACGGCAGCGGTGCCGGCGCCGAACGGGCCGAGGACATCGGCGAGGTGGCGCTCACCCTGGGTCTGATGACCGGCCTGGTGGCGTTGACCAGCACGATGGCGCAGATAGAGCGCGGCGCCAACCGGATCTACGGTGTGGAACGGGACCGCCCGGCGCTCCGCAAGTACCTGCGCGCGGCCGTCCTCGCCGTCACCGCCGGTCTGCCGGCCCTGGTCGGGTTCCTGATCCTGGTCGGCGGTGGGCCGATGGGGGACTCGGTGCAGCGGCACTACGCCTGGGGAAAGGTGGCCGGCGCCGGCTGGGATGTGGTCCGCTATCCGCTCAGCCTGGGGCTGACCGTGCTCGCCGTGGCGGTGCTGTTCCGACACGCCCCCCGCCGCCACCAACCGGGCCTGTCCTGGTTGTTCTTCGGCGCCGGTACCGCCACCGTGCTGTGGTGGCTGGCCAGTCTGCTGCTCGCCGGGTACGTCCGGTTCAGCGCGGACTTCGGACAGACCTACGGGGCGCTGACCGGGATCATGGCGCTGCTGCTGTGGGCCAACCTCACCGGCATGGCGCTGTTCGGAGGGCTGGCCTTCGCCGCCCAGTTGGAGGCGGTACGCATCGGGGTGCCGGAACCCGCCCAGCCGGACCTGTGGCAGCCGGAGGCCCAGGGTGGCGAGCTGTCCGACCCGGGGGAGTTGAGCACCCTGCGGCCCGACGCGCCGACCCAGGGGTGTACCTGA
- a CDS encoding diacylglycerol/lipid kinase family protein, whose product MPHTGAVEAGEQARSPRSAVVVNPVKVEDLDALRHTVEDTLAAAGWPAPLWYETTVEDPGRGQTEQALAAGAEVVFACGGDGTVRACVSALVGTEVALAVLPQGTGNLLAANLGLSTDLAAGLAVAVERGRRLLDVGEVDGQHFAVMAGMGFDAQMLAATSETTKRRIGWPAYVVGAMRHLRDRPMRVSIRLDDQPPITRRVRSVLVANVGRLQGGVTLLTDAAPDDGYFDIAVLSPRNLRHWLALGWGVLRRRDRVPRMEEFRARRVEITSNRAQPRELDGDLIEPGSTLRAQIHRRALWLCVPRPEQAPDLTEDASAAAERGERLVEKGHR is encoded by the coding sequence ATGCCGCACACTGGCGCCGTGGAAGCTGGAGAGCAGGCGCGGTCGCCGCGCAGCGCGGTGGTGGTCAACCCGGTGAAGGTGGAAGACCTCGACGCGCTGCGCCACACCGTCGAGGACACTCTCGCCGCCGCCGGATGGCCCGCGCCGCTGTGGTACGAGACCACCGTCGAGGACCCCGGCCGGGGACAGACCGAACAGGCCCTCGCCGCCGGTGCCGAGGTGGTCTTCGCCTGCGGCGGGGACGGCACCGTACGCGCCTGCGTCAGTGCCCTGGTCGGCACCGAGGTGGCGCTGGCCGTACTGCCCCAGGGCACCGGCAACCTGCTCGCGGCCAACCTGGGCCTCTCCACCGACCTGGCCGCCGGGCTGGCGGTGGCCGTGGAACGCGGACGGCGACTGCTCGACGTCGGAGAGGTGGACGGGCAGCACTTCGCGGTGATGGCCGGCATGGGCTTCGATGCGCAGATGCTCGCCGCCACCAGCGAGACCACCAAACGGCGGATCGGCTGGCCGGCGTACGTGGTGGGGGCGATGCGGCACCTGCGGGACCGGCCGATGCGGGTGTCCATCCGGTTGGACGACCAGCCCCCGATCACCCGCCGGGTCCGCTCGGTGCTGGTAGCCAACGTGGGTCGGCTCCAGGGCGGGGTCACCCTGCTCACCGACGCCGCACCGGACGACGGCTACTTCGACATCGCCGTGCTCAGCCCGCGTAACCTGCGGCACTGGCTGGCCCTCGGCTGGGGGGTGCTGCGCCGCCGGGACCGGGTGCCCCGGATGGAGGAGTTCCGGGCCCGACGGGTCGAGATCACCAGCAACCGGGCCCAGCCCCGGGAGCTGGACGGCGACCTGATCGAGCCGGGGAGCACCCTGCGGGCCCAGATCCACCGGCGGGCGCTGTGGTTGTGCGTACCCCGGCCGGAGCAGGCGCCGGACCTCACCGAGGACGCCTCCGCCGCCGCCGAGCGAGGTGAACGACTCGTCGAAAAGGGCCACCGGTGA